The Scomber scombrus chromosome 22, fScoSco1.1, whole genome shotgun sequence genome has a window encoding:
- the ucmaa gene encoding upper zone of growth plate and cartilage matrix associated a, with translation MSWTQVVVFSLLTTLLILTISTVVESASVRDDSKATDSKGAARHVFMPESDASNFFKRRSRRSPQYFAELQAEQRVRMSNNERRREYNEEQRNEFENYVEEERDEQHERSREVNEQYREYNYDGLYPRQQWFH, from the exons ATGTCCTGGACTCAAGTCGTCGTGTTCTCTTTGCTCACcaccctcctcatcctcacca TTTCCACCGTGGTAGAAAGTGCATCAGTACGGGACGACTCAAAAGCAACTGATTCTAAAG GGGCAGCAAGGCATGTGTTCATGCCTGAGTCAGACGCCTCTAACTTCTTCAAACGCCGCAGTCGGCGCTCACCCCAATACTTTGCAGAGCTCCAAG CTGAGCAGAGGGTGAGGATGTCAAACAATGAGCGGAGGAGGGAGTACAATGAGGAGCAAAGGAACGAGTTCGAGAACTACGTTGAGGAGGAGCGTGATG AGCAACATGAAAGATCGAGGGAGGTGAACGAGCAGTATCGAGAGTATAACTACGACGGTCTCTATCCTCGCCAACAATGGTTCCACTGA
- the LOC134004660 gene encoding THAP domain-containing protein 6-like, giving the protein MWQTLQIEKMPHSCSAWRCTNRFTVETRSHGITFHRFPKDKGLRKQWETVLRREGFSATPSSMLCSEHFRPEDFDRTGQTVRIRDGSIPSVFCFPAHLQRPVPTRTSQTSKKAQETLSEDCSQLVKENEPLPVPNVDHSYTLPSSPDVLRARLSEALARVESLEREKRNAKDRERRAKNTVCGLLEDLRAKKVINEELKERLDLYSGKM; this is encoded by the exons ATGTGGCAAACTTTACAGATCGAGAAGATGCCACATTCATGTTCAGCTTGGAGATGTACTAACCGTTTTACGGTCGAAACCAGATCGCACGGGATTACCTTTCACAG GTTTCCCAAAGATAAAGGGCTGAGAAAGCAGTGGGAAACAGTTCTCAGAAGGGAAGGGTTTTCTGCTACCCCGTCATCAATGCTCTGCAGTGAGCATTTCAGACCAGAGGATTTTGATAGAACAGGTCAGACAGTCAGGATCAGAGATGGATCAATTCCTTCAGTCTTCTGTTTCCCAGCTCATCTCCAACGG CCTGTGCCTACCAGGACCTCTCAAACCTCAAAGAAGGCACAAGAGACCCTGTCAGAGGACTGTTCACAGCTCGTAAAAGAGAACGAACCCCTGCCTGTGCCTAATGTT GACCACTCCTATACACTGCCTTCATCACCTGACGTTCTGAGGGCCAGACTCAGCGAAGCCTTAGCTAGGGTGGAGAGtctggaaagagagaagaggaatgCCAAGGACAGAGAAAGGAGGGCAAAGAACACTGTTTGTGGTCTTCTGGAGGATCTCAGGGCGAAGAAAGTTATAAATGAAGAGTTGAAAGAGCGGCTTGATTTATACTCaggtaaaatgtaa
- the optn gene encoding optineurin isoform X1 codes for MTSGGPVMNGDIARSPGTLEDTLMQMNILIQENRDLKEALRQTNLTMKERFEGLTLWREKQREERGFLESKLEEARGHMEALTIQNQELNKKTEGPGGAPGGSQAAASNQSAEMEALRAHVARLQAEKNDLVAMNSELQLKADQDSNDDSFIEIIKVSDEGIDGVHDACGARRSKRPELSMTASRLDSEEMTVSQLLQSLRNETQQVERLQGELRASTARIRDLEEKKSNVDESIQTLPITEPKEDSVQQEKAASEVENLKSQMMTLFKDLQQAQSKLDEAEGMKKNLQDRCRDVEQDVVTLKAQLVEKQAVQTENDRLKLQLDSMQAQSLMEQRKAGEERTNLAQLKDAYTKLFEDYNELKEERKKKESQLVQKEVADDLQVRLNAAEEALAAKQDKIDAMKQEIFQKEKEMETISVFQAQAEVYSSDFYAERAAREKLHEERERLAAQLEFVKKQNNQLQEEMDSLGRRSLNELQRRHGSIGGSPHGAGASLVGRGTDWQHQGNIPEHACPKCNEILPDLDSLQIHIMDCIN; via the exons ATGACGTCTGGAGGCCCCGTGATGAACGGCGACATCGCTCGCTCTCCAGGCACGCTGGAGGACACTCTGATGCAGATGAATATCCTCATCCAGGAGAACCGTGATCTGAAAG AGGCCCTGCGTCAGACCAACCTGACCATGAAGGAGCGTTTCGAGGGTCTGACGCTGTGGCGGGAGAAGCAGCGGGAGGAGCGGGGCTTCTTAGAGAGCAAGCTGGAGGAGGCGCGGGGCCACATGGAGGCTCTGACCATCCAAAACCAGGAGCTGAACAAGAAGACGGAAGGGCCGGGCGGAGCTCCAGGGGGTTCGCAG GCAGCAGCGTCCAATCAGAGCGCAGAGATGGAAGCCCTGCGTGCCCATGTGGCGCGCCTTCAGGCTGAGAAGAACGACCTGGTGGCCATGAACTCTGAGCTGCAGCTGAAGGCCGACCAGGACTCGAACGATGACTCCTTCATCGAGATCATCAAGGTGTCG GATGAAGGCATCGACGGTGTGCACGACGCCTGCGGTGCCAGGCGCAGCAAACGTCCCGAACTGAGCATGACGGCGTCCCGGCTGGACAGCGAGGAGATGACGGTCAGCCAGCTGCTGCAGTCCCTTAGGAACGAGACGCAGCAGGTGGAGCGGCTGCAGGGCGAGCTGCGGGCTTCCACTGCCAG GATTAGAGacctggaggagaagaagagtaaCGTAGATGAATCAATTCAGACCCTGCCGATTACAGAACCCAAGGAGGATTCTGTGCAGCAGGAGAAG GCGGCGTCTGAGGTAGAGAACCTGAAGTCTCAGATGATGACGCTGTTCAAAGATTTGCAGCAGGCCCAGAGCAAGCTGGATGAAGCAGAAGGCATGAAGAAGAACCTGCAGGACAG ATGTCGGGATGTGGAGCAGGACGTGGTGACTCTAAAGGCTCAGCTGGTGGAAAAGCAGGCCGTTCAGACGGAGAACGACCGGCTGAAGCTGCAGCTGGACAGCATGCAGGCCCAGAGCCTGATGGAGCAGAGGAAAGCTGGGGAGGAGAG GACCAACCTGGCCCAACTGAAGGATGCCTACACCAAGCTGTTTGAAGACTACAATGAGCtcaaggaggagaggaaaaagaaagag TCTCAGCTGGTGCAGAAGGAGGTGGCGGATGATCTGCAGGTGCGACTGAACGCTGCCGAAGAAGCCCTGGCTGCTAAACAGGACAAGATTGATGCCATGAAGCAGGAGATCTTccagaaagagaaggaaatggAGACAATATCTGTCTTCCAAGCCCAG GCGGAGGTCTACTCCTCAGACTTCTACGCTGAGCGAGCGGCGAGGGAGAAACTTCACGAGGAGAGGGAGCGACTGGCTGctcagctggagtttgtgaagaagCAGAACAACCAGCTGCAGGAAGAGATGGACTCACTGGGCAG GCGGTCACTGAATGAGTTGCAGAGGAGACATGGGTCAATCGGAGGAAGTCCACACGGAGCTGGTGCAAGTCTGGTTGGAAGAG GCACTGACTGGCAGCATCAGGGGAACATTCCCGAACACGCCTGTCCAAAGTGCAACGAGATCCTTCCAGACCTGGACTCCCTGCAGATTCACATCATGGACTGCATCAACTAG
- the mcm10 gene encoding protein MCM10 homolog — translation MDSEDDLDILTSLLAESEGVEEEQDGQQQADDLDALFDNDEEEEYKEGAEEQDVEKTEDELLDLFGDVDDIENEELDAKEKESGGQACESLNKSKEDLQDELRRMQEQMQRLQQQLEASQKVPTSSSTVRTAGSSTGPKPTTPKPTLPRKPVSKVTQAKPAATVQKTKTQAASSSTPVRGGSVKLQESSDFSAQLNIADSFKSKSRVAHQPKPSTSPEDRGPLVEIKIGSTFQPVESTSKVTTPPLRSPPAAQSRPAASAGQPKPTSLPPLPKDVAVEKYSGLRLRKPRVSSCEMDRKMADRRMIRLSQVPERLTREKLEDVDWVTFAVLVNKATPQSNSSGKTFSIWKLNDLHNLEVYVSLLLFGEVHKEHWKTEPGTVIGLLNPNPMKQKDGYDGVSLTVDHPQKVLVLGEAQDYSTCKAMKKNGDPCSQIVNMFECQFCQYHVKAQYKKMSSQRAELQSTYSGKAPNKVKGKGGAGSGLRGRLCQDGFHYGGMSSAACAASLTAAKPNKPTQKTLDKLFVKGSAKHVSQAKKLVLQSGDVSGCSNEFKSLLTMPTPGALQLKRHLAQDKQSVPKDVSGAPVQSISASDLLKQQKQRQRELLESRRKRAGEIQRKKLQSSAGSSSSSLSGREGLMSPKAASEVPKATQSPATPHTPTLGRGFTEGEDILFFDNSPPSAPARSALSLSAAKLSALKKLRAKGAGLQKEDPNAVKRKRSNENEIITRVEKNLTSPTGESSSNEEEEPAQKKKRDQLRYIQSEEFQKILNAKSRHGMVLQAAEYQMQERYFDVLVKKEQMEDKMRDIREMKCRAVSCKKCGYTYFKPADRCVEENHNLHWHDAKKRFFKCPCGQRAIALDRLPNKHCSNCGLFKWERDGMLKEKKGPKLGGELLLTRGEEHGKFLNSN, via the exons ATGGACA GTGAAGATGATCTGGACATTTTGACGTCCCTGCTTGCTGAGAGCGAGGGCGTCGAAGAGGAACAGGACGGTCAGCAGCAGGCAGACGACTTGGACGCCCTGTTTGACAAcgatgaagaggaagaatacAAAGAGGGCGCCGAGGAACAAGATGTGGAGAAGACAGAAGATGAATTGTTGGATCTTTTTGGGGACGTAGACGACATTGAAAATGAAGAATTAGAcgctaaagaaaaagaaagtggagGACAAGCCTGTGAGAGCCTGAACAAGTCCAAAGAGGATTTACAAG ATGAGTTGAGGCGGATGCAGGAGCAGATGCAGCggttgcagcagcagctggaggcGAGCCAGAAAGTTCCCACCTCATCTTCTACAGTCAGAACCGCAGGGAGCTCTACTGGTCCCAAACCAACAACCCCCAAACCAACACTTCCCCGAAAGCCTGTCTCCAAAGTGACTCAAGCTAAACCAGCTGCTACTGTACAGAAGACAAAGACACAAGCAG CATCTTCATCCACTCCAGTCAGAGGAGGCAGTGTGAAGCTCCAGGAGTCTTCTGATTTCTCTGCTCAGCTGAACATCGCTGACTCCTTCAAATCCAAATCCAGAGTGGCTCACCAACCCAAACCCAGCACGTCACCAG AAGACAGAGGACCACTGGTGGAGATAAAGATCGGCAGCACCTTCCAGCCAGTAGAGAGCACCAGTAAGGTCACCACTCCTCCTCTGCGTTCCcctccagcagctcagagcagaCCGGCTGCATCAGCAGGGCAGCCTAAACccacctctcttcctcctcttcctaaaGACGTAGCTGTTGAGAAATACTCCGGGCTGAGGCTCAG AAAACCGAGAGTTTCCTCCTGCGAGATGGACCGCAAGATGGCCGACCGGCGCATGATCCGCCTGTCGCAGGTGCCGGAGCGTTTGACTCGGGAGAAGCTGGAGGACGTCGACTGGGTGACGTTCGCCGTGCTGGTCAACAAGGCCACGCCGCAAAGTAACAGCAGC GGTAAAACCTTCAGCATCTGGAAGCTGAACGACCTCCATAACCTGGAAGTGTACGTATCGCTCCTTCTATTCGGGGAAGTCCACAAAGAGCACTGGAAGACGGAGCCGGGCACCGTCATCGGACTCCTCAACCCGAACCCCATGAAACAGAAAGATGGATATGACGGG GTCAGCCTGACGGTGGATCATCCACAGAAGGTGCTGGTGTTGGGTGAAGCTCAGGACTACAGCACCTGCAAGGCCATGAAGAAGAACGGAGATCCCTGCTCTCAGATCGTAAACATG TTCGAGTGCCAGTTCTGCCAGTATCACGTCAAAGCCCAGTATAAGAAGATGAGCTCCCAGAGGGCCGAGCTGCAGTCGACGTACTCCGGAAAAGCTCCCAACAAAGTGAAGGGGAAGGGCGGAGCCGGATCCGGCCTGAGGGGGCGTCTGTGTCAGGACGGCTTCCACTACGGCGGCATGTCGTCAGCCGCCTGCGCCGCATCACT aacGGCAGCCAAACCGAACAAACCCACACAGAAGACTCTGGATAAGCTGTTTGTCAAAGGCTCAGCTAAGCACGTCAGTCAGGCCAAGAAGCTGG TCTTGCAGTCCGGAGATGTTTCAGGTTGTTCAAATGAATTCAAGAGCTTGTTGACGATGCCAACACCTGGTGCTCTGCAGCTCAAGAGACACCTTGCTCAGGACAAACAATCAG TCCCCAAAGATGTGTCTGGAGCTCCGGTTCAGTCCATCTCAGCGTCCGACCTgctgaagcagcagaagcagaggcAGCGGGAGCTTCTGGAGAGCCGTCGGAAGAGAGCGGGGGAGATCCAGAGGAAAAAGCTGCAGAGCTCAGCCGGGTCGTCGTCATCGTCCTTATCGGGCCGAGAGGGTCTGATGTCTCCGAAAGCCGCCTCCGAGGTCCCCAAAGCCACCCAAAGCCCCGCAACTCCCCACACTCCCACCCTGGGCCGAGGCTTCACAGAGGGCGAAGACATCCTGTTCTTTGACAACAGCCCGCCTTCAGCACCCGCCCGCAGCGCTCTCAGCCTATCAGCTGCCAAGCTGTCTGCTCTGAAGAAGCTGAGAGCCAAAGGGGCGGGGCTTCAAAAAGAAGACCCCAACGCcgtgaagaggaagaggagtaacGAGAATGAGATCATCACCCGGGTGGAGAAGAATCTAACCTCACCAACCG GAGAATCATCCAgtaatgaggaggaggagccggCTCAGAAGAAGAAGCGAGATCAGCTCCGATACATCCAGTCGGAGGAGTTTCAGAAGATCCTCAACGCCAAATCTCGCCACGGAATGGTCCTACAGGCG GCGGAGTACCAGATGCAGGAGCGCTACTTTGATGTTCTGGTGAAGAAGGAGCAGATGGAGGATAAGATGAGGGACATCAGGGAGATGAAGTGTCGTGCTGTCTCCTGTAAAAAG tGTGGTTACACTTACTTTAAGCCGGCGGATCGCTGCGTGGAGGAGAATCACAACCTGCACTGGCACGACGCCAAGAAGCGTTTCTTCAAATGTCCGTGTGGACAGAGAGCCATCGCTCTGGACAGACTGCCAAACAAACACTGCAG TAACTGTGGTCTGTTTAAATGGGAGCGTGATGGAATGCTCAAG GAGAAAAAAGGACCCAAGCTTGGCGGAGAGCTGCTGCTGACTCGAGGAGAGGAACACGGCAAGTTCCTCAACAGTAACTAA
- the optn gene encoding optineurin isoform X2: MKERFEGLTLWREKQREERGFLESKLEEARGHMEALTIQNQELNKKTEGPGGAPGGSQAAASNQSAEMEALRAHVARLQAEKNDLVAMNSELQLKADQDSNDDSFIEIIKVSDEGIDGVHDACGARRSKRPELSMTASRLDSEEMTVSQLLQSLRNETQQVERLQGELRASTARIRDLEEKKSNVDESIQTLPITEPKEDSVQQEKVFTQYLSKAASEVENLKSQMMTLFKDLQQAQSKLDEAEGMKKNLQDRCRDVEQDVVTLKAQLVEKQAVQTENDRLKLQLDSMQAQSLMEQRKAGEERTNLAQLKDAYTKLFEDYNELKEERKKKESQLVQKEVADDLQVRLNAAEEALAAKQDKIDAMKQEIFQKEKEMETISVFQAQAEVYSSDFYAERAAREKLHEERERLAAQLEFVKKQNNQLQEEMDSLGRRSLNELQRRHGSIGGSPHGAGASLVGRGTDWQHQGNIPEHACPKCNEILPDLDSLQIHIMDCIN, from the exons ATGAAGGAGCGTTTCGAGGGTCTGACGCTGTGGCGGGAGAAGCAGCGGGAGGAGCGGGGCTTCTTAGAGAGCAAGCTGGAGGAGGCGCGGGGCCACATGGAGGCTCTGACCATCCAAAACCAGGAGCTGAACAAGAAGACGGAAGGGCCGGGCGGAGCTCCAGGGGGTTCGCAG GCAGCAGCGTCCAATCAGAGCGCAGAGATGGAAGCCCTGCGTGCCCATGTGGCGCGCCTTCAGGCTGAGAAGAACGACCTGGTGGCCATGAACTCTGAGCTGCAGCTGAAGGCCGACCAGGACTCGAACGATGACTCCTTCATCGAGATCATCAAGGTGTCG GATGAAGGCATCGACGGTGTGCACGACGCCTGCGGTGCCAGGCGCAGCAAACGTCCCGAACTGAGCATGACGGCGTCCCGGCTGGACAGCGAGGAGATGACGGTCAGCCAGCTGCTGCAGTCCCTTAGGAACGAGACGCAGCAGGTGGAGCGGCTGCAGGGCGAGCTGCGGGCTTCCACTGCCAG GATTAGAGacctggaggagaagaagagtaaCGTAGATGAATCAATTCAGACCCTGCCGATTACAGAACCCAAGGAGGATTCTGTGCAGCAGGAGAAGGTATTTACTCAGTATCTAAGTAAA GCGGCGTCTGAGGTAGAGAACCTGAAGTCTCAGATGATGACGCTGTTCAAAGATTTGCAGCAGGCCCAGAGCAAGCTGGATGAAGCAGAAGGCATGAAGAAGAACCTGCAGGACAG ATGTCGGGATGTGGAGCAGGACGTGGTGACTCTAAAGGCTCAGCTGGTGGAAAAGCAGGCCGTTCAGACGGAGAACGACCGGCTGAAGCTGCAGCTGGACAGCATGCAGGCCCAGAGCCTGATGGAGCAGAGGAAAGCTGGGGAGGAGAG GACCAACCTGGCCCAACTGAAGGATGCCTACACCAAGCTGTTTGAAGACTACAATGAGCtcaaggaggagaggaaaaagaaagag TCTCAGCTGGTGCAGAAGGAGGTGGCGGATGATCTGCAGGTGCGACTGAACGCTGCCGAAGAAGCCCTGGCTGCTAAACAGGACAAGATTGATGCCATGAAGCAGGAGATCTTccagaaagagaaggaaatggAGACAATATCTGTCTTCCAAGCCCAG GCGGAGGTCTACTCCTCAGACTTCTACGCTGAGCGAGCGGCGAGGGAGAAACTTCACGAGGAGAGGGAGCGACTGGCTGctcagctggagtttgtgaagaagCAGAACAACCAGCTGCAGGAAGAGATGGACTCACTGGGCAG GCGGTCACTGAATGAGTTGCAGAGGAGACATGGGTCAATCGGAGGAAGTCCACACGGAGCTGGTGCAAGTCTGGTTGGAAGAG GCACTGACTGGCAGCATCAGGGGAACATTCCCGAACACGCCTGTCCAAAGTGCAACGAGATCCTTCCAGACCTGGACTCCCTGCAGATTCACATCATGGACTGCATCAACTAG
- the phyh gene encoding phytanoyl-CoA dioxygenase, peroxisomal, with protein MSRAAERLRLLINHLDRPPAVIGASPTSAQTSTYSHPHKLRYTFDNDLLTPDQRLFFEINGFVLIKNLVSEEDVDMFRKEFERICRREVKVPGLVVMRDVAISKSEFVQDQKAVSKLQDFQEDTELFRYCTLPEILKYVECFTGPNIMAMHTMLINKPPDAGKKTSRHPMHQDLHYFPFRPADRIVCSWTAMEKVNRQNGCLVVLPGTHTGTLKEHDYPEWEGGVNKMYHGVRGYDPQHPRVHLEMEKGDTVFFHPLLIHGSGMNQTEGFRKAISCHYAAGDCYYIDVKGTTQENIEKEVNEIATKKYDVGNEITFKDTWAFRGRLVQGERISM; from the exons ATGTCTCGGGCTGCGGAGAGACTCAGGCTGCTGATCAATCATCTTGATCGACCACCTGCTGTGATC GGGGCCTCACCAACATCTGCCCAAACCTCCACCTACAGTCACCCACATAAACTGAG ATACACTTTTGATAACGACCTGCTGACCCCAGACCAGAGGCTCTTTTTCGAAATTAATGGCTTCGTTCTCATCAAGAATCTGGTGTCTGAGGAGGACGTCGACATGTTTAG GAAGGAGTTTGAACGGATCTGTCGCCGGGAGGTGAAGGTTCCCGGTCTGGTGGTGATGAGGGATGTGGCCATCTCGAAGTCAGAGTTTGTTCAAGATCAGAAGGCGGTCTCCAAACTGCAGGACTTCCAGGAGGATACTGAACTGTTCCGATACTGCACCTTACCAGAG ATCCTGAAGTATGTGGAGTGTTTCACCGGACCCAACATCATGGCCATGCACACCATGCTCATCAACAAACCTCCTGATGCAG GTAAGAAGACTTCCCGTCACCCGATGCACCAGGATCTGCATTACTTCCCGTTCCGACCAGCCGACCGGATCGTCTGCTCATGGACGGCGATGGAGAAAGTGAACAGACAGAACGGGTGCCTGGTCGTCCTGCCGGGAACACACACTGGCACGCTGAAGGAGCACGACTACCCTGAGTGGGAg GGAGGGGTGAACAAGATGTACCACGGAGTACGTGGCTACGACCCGCAGCATCCCAGAGTGCACCTGGAGATGGAGAAAGGCGACACTGTCTTCTTCCACCCGCTGCTGATCCACGGCTCCGGCATGAACCAGACGGAGGGCTTCCGCAAG gcCATCTCCTGCCACTACGCAGCAGGTGACTGTTATTACATCGACGTGAAGGGAACCACGCAGGAAAATATCGAAAAGGAGGTGAACGAGATCGCAACCAAGAAATACGATGTAGGCAACGAAATTACCTTCAAG GATACCTGGGCTTTCCGAGGTCGCCTGGTGCAAGGAGAGAGGATTTCAATGTGA